One segment of Arthrobacter sp. MMS18-M83 DNA contains the following:
- a CDS encoding GntR family transcriptional regulator, whose amino-acid sequence MSETLNGRDDEARAEQVYQLVLEGIVAGKYEQGVRLRERELSELYNVSRIPVREAIQRLEQDGFVETFPRRGAVVRKLTLTDVNELFDVRLCLETFAARMAAVRVAAGEPGGRLQELLDDAREAIDDGRTDDVVRLSAAFHAEIVRLSGNRLLIESVKPLFGRMRWIFGLAHNRSNELQRDEHMELCNAILGGKAELAYTLAYSHIELGREPVLAGLAETLEP is encoded by the coding sequence ATGTCGGAAACCCTGAATGGCCGCGACGACGAGGCCCGCGCCGAACAGGTCTACCAGCTGGTTCTCGAGGGAATCGTTGCCGGGAAATACGAGCAGGGCGTGCGGTTGCGCGAGAGGGAGCTTTCTGAGCTCTACAACGTCTCACGAATCCCCGTTCGTGAAGCCATCCAACGCCTCGAGCAGGATGGCTTCGTGGAGACGTTCCCCCGCAGGGGTGCCGTAGTGCGCAAATTGACGCTCACCGACGTCAATGAACTCTTCGACGTCCGGCTGTGCCTGGAAACGTTTGCCGCCCGCATGGCGGCCGTCCGCGTCGCGGCGGGAGAGCCGGGCGGGCGCCTCCAGGAACTGCTGGACGACGCAAGGGAGGCGATCGACGACGGCCGGACTGACGACGTCGTGCGCCTGAGTGCGGCGTTTCACGCCGAAATCGTGCGGCTCTCCGGCAACCGGCTGCTGATCGAATCCGTCAAGCCGCTGTTTGGCCGCATGCGCTGGATCTTCGGGCTGGCCCACAACCGAAGCAACGAACTCCAGCGCGACGAGCACATGGAACTGTGCAACGCCATCCTTGGCGGTAAGGCAGAACTCGCCTACACCCTTGCGTATTCACACATCGAACTCGGACGCGAACCGGTGTTGGCGGGACTCGCGGAGACGCTGGAGCCTTAA
- the otsB gene encoding trehalose-phosphatase, which yields MTRETAGTPPLSLSPELLDAVRRIAGTGHLLVAMDFDGTISPIVDHADAARPLQRSATAFAELAKLPRTTTALISGRALASLRAVASPPEATLLIGSHGAEAWLGPGSAELQLDDAQRELLAEVREVLAGISQEAPGTVLEDKPAGVVLHTRRAADDVAEDAVAAARTFIEGRPGVFLKNGKRVLETSVVHSSKGEAVDFLRQATGATGILFAGDDVTDEDAIARLGAGDVGVKVGLDFTQAEFRIEAPVHVAELLEAVLRERRRELSGDSSHM from the coding sequence ATGACACGTGAAACAGCGGGCACTCCCCCTCTGAGCTTGTCCCCTGAACTGCTCGACGCCGTCCGCCGGATCGCCGGAACAGGTCATCTTTTGGTGGCGATGGACTTTGACGGCACCATCTCCCCAATCGTTGACCACGCCGACGCCGCGCGCCCGCTCCAGCGGTCAGCCACCGCTTTCGCTGAACTCGCCAAACTTCCGAGGACGACGACGGCGCTCATCTCCGGGCGCGCATTGGCCAGTCTGCGGGCGGTCGCCTCGCCCCCCGAGGCCACGCTGCTGATTGGCAGCCACGGCGCGGAGGCGTGGCTGGGCCCCGGTTCGGCGGAACTCCAGCTCGACGACGCACAAAGGGAGCTCCTTGCCGAAGTCCGCGAAGTCTTGGCCGGAATCTCCCAGGAAGCTCCGGGCACAGTCCTCGAAGACAAGCCTGCCGGCGTCGTACTCCACACGAGGCGTGCAGCAGACGACGTAGCGGAAGACGCTGTGGCCGCGGCGCGAACGTTCATTGAAGGCCGTCCGGGAGTCTTCCTCAAGAACGGCAAGCGCGTCCTTGAAACGTCGGTGGTGCATTCCTCCAAAGGCGAGGCCGTCGATTTCCTGCGCCAGGCCACCGGCGCCACCGGAATCCTTTTTGCCGGCGACGATGTCACTGATGAAGACGCGATTGCCAGGCTGGGCGCAGGCGATGTCGGCGTGAAAGTCGGGCTGGATTTCACCCAGGCCGAGTTCCGCATCGAAGCCCCCGTTCACGTCGCCGAACTCTTGGAAGCGGTCCTTCGCGAACGGCGCCGCGAACTCTCGGGAGACTCATCTCACATGTGA
- a CDS encoding DUF4032 domain-containing protein: protein MSEQSGAKWHDEPTDYAQIGKLPRTEAASANDVAPPAGVIGSLNITAAAADPELLDLPWHIALEDWPTKNLAALPRGISRHIVRFAHLGGSVIAIKETSEHVARHEYHMLRKLARMDVPCVEPVAVITGRTTVDGKPLNPVLVTRHLKFSMPYRALFSQMLRRDTLTRLIDAQALLLVRLHLIGFYWGDVSLSNTLFRRDAGAFAAYLVDAETGELYPDLSVGQREYDLEIARVNIAGELMDLLEGGLIEEKVDPVATSELIMDSYRRLWAELTEKESFELGERWRVGARIRRLNELGFDVEEYVIKTTADGSTIQLQPKVVDAGHHQRRLLRLTGLDAQENQARRLLNDMDSFRADNNPDMDEEISAHTWVSQIFEPIVRSIPRDLAGKLEPAEVVHEVLEHRWYMSQKQDSHIPLAEAVQSYLDTVLRHRRDEAAIMLNPDTALLKILEAETEESRYEQDEYPDSDD, encoded by the coding sequence ATGAGCGAGCAAAGCGGTGCCAAGTGGCATGACGAACCCACCGACTACGCGCAGATCGGAAAACTCCCGCGCACCGAGGCCGCGAGCGCCAATGACGTCGCGCCACCGGCGGGCGTGATCGGCTCCCTCAACATCACCGCGGCAGCGGCGGATCCAGAGCTCCTGGACCTGCCGTGGCACATCGCGCTCGAGGACTGGCCTACCAAGAACCTCGCTGCCCTGCCCCGCGGTATTTCCCGGCACATCGTGCGTTTCGCGCACTTGGGCGGTTCCGTCATCGCCATCAAGGAAACGTCCGAGCACGTTGCCCGGCACGAGTACCACATGCTCCGCAAGCTGGCCCGGATGGACGTTCCCTGCGTCGAGCCGGTTGCAGTCATCACCGGCCGGACCACCGTTGACGGCAAGCCGCTCAACCCCGTGCTGGTCACCCGGCACCTCAAGTTCTCCATGCCGTACCGTGCGCTCTTCTCGCAGATGCTGCGCCGGGACACCCTCACCAGGCTCATCGACGCCCAAGCGCTGCTGCTGGTGCGCCTGCATCTGATCGGCTTCTATTGGGGCGACGTTTCCCTGTCCAATACCCTCTTCCGTCGGGACGCCGGCGCGTTCGCCGCGTACTTGGTGGACGCCGAAACCGGTGAGCTGTACCCGGATCTTTCGGTGGGCCAGCGCGAGTACGATCTCGAGATTGCCCGCGTCAACATTGCCGGTGAACTCATGGACCTGCTCGAAGGCGGCCTGATCGAGGAGAAGGTGGATCCGGTAGCGACGTCGGAGCTCATCATGGACTCGTACCGCCGGCTATGGGCCGAACTCACCGAAAAGGAATCGTTTGAGCTCGGCGAACGTTGGCGCGTGGGCGCGCGCATCCGCCGCCTCAACGAACTCGGCTTCGACGTCGAGGAATATGTCATCAAGACCACCGCGGACGGCTCCACCATCCAGCTTCAACCCAAGGTCGTTGACGCCGGCCATCACCAGCGGCGGCTGCTCCGCCTCACAGGCTTGGATGCCCAGGAGAACCAGGCCCGCCGGCTGCTCAATGACATGGATTCATTCCGGGCGGACAACAACCCGGACATGGACGAAGAAATCAGCGCCCACACCTGGGTCAGCCAGATCTTCGAGCCCATTGTCCGGTCCATCCCGCGCGACCTCGCAGGCAAGCTGGAACCGGCAGAAGTAGTCCACGAAGTCCTCGAGCACCGCTGGTACATGAGCCAGAAGCAGGACAGCCACATCCCCTTGGCCGAAGCCGTACAGTCCTACTTGGACACCGTGCTGCGCCACCGGCGCGACGAGGCAGCCATCATGCTCAATCCGGACACTGCGTTACTGAAGATCCTGGAAGCGGAAACCGAGGAATCCCGGTACGAGCAGGACGAATACCCGGATTCGGACGACTAG
- a CDS encoding ABC transporter ATP-binding protein, with product MATVTFDNATRLYPGTDKPAVDKLNIDIADGEFLVLVGPSGCGKSTSLRMLAGLEDVNSGRILIGDRDVTDVPPKDRDIAMVFQNYALYPHMTVADNMGFALKIAGVSKEERAERVREAAKLLDLELYLDRKPKALSGGQRQRVAMGRAIVRNPQVFLMDEPLSNLDAKLRVQTRTQIASLTRRLGVTTVYVTHDQVEAMTMGDRVAVLKDGLLQQVDTPRNLYDRPKNVFVAGFIGSPAMNLLELPVVDGGVQFGGTVYPVPHNVLEEAHGKTVTLGSRPEDLETVGAGEGLEVEVDVVEELGADAYVYGHTTLDGKSHDIVARVDGRRPPMKGESIFVRPQSGHVHLFDTKTGLRLGD from the coding sequence GTGGCTACAGTTACTTTTGATAACGCTACGCGTCTGTACCCGGGCACAGATAAGCCCGCCGTCGATAAGCTCAACATCGACATCGCCGATGGCGAATTCCTGGTCCTCGTTGGACCCTCTGGCTGCGGTAAGTCCACCTCGCTGCGCATGCTCGCAGGCCTTGAGGATGTGAACTCCGGCCGCATTCTGATCGGCGACCGCGACGTCACGGACGTCCCGCCGAAGGACCGCGACATCGCCATGGTCTTCCAGAACTACGCTCTGTACCCGCACATGACTGTTGCGGACAACATGGGCTTCGCACTCAAGATCGCCGGCGTCTCCAAAGAAGAGCGTGCCGAGCGCGTCCGCGAAGCAGCCAAGCTTCTTGACCTCGAGCTCTACCTGGACCGCAAGCCGAAGGCGCTCTCCGGTGGTCAGCGTCAGCGCGTTGCCATGGGCCGCGCAATCGTCCGTAACCCGCAGGTCTTCCTCATGGATGAGCCGCTGTCCAACCTGGACGCCAAGCTCCGTGTACAGACCCGCACCCAGATCGCTTCCCTGACCCGCCGCCTCGGCGTCACCACGGTCTACGTGACCCACGACCAGGTCGAGGCCATGACCATGGGTGACAGGGTTGCCGTTCTCAAGGACGGCCTGCTGCAGCAGGTAGACACCCCGCGCAACCTGTACGACCGCCCGAAGAACGTCTTCGTTGCCGGCTTCATCGGCTCCCCCGCCATGAACCTGCTGGAACTGCCGGTCGTCGACGGCGGCGTCCAGTTCGGTGGAACAGTCTACCCGGTTCCGCACAACGTTCTCGAAGAGGCCCACGGAAAGACCGTCACGCTCGGTTCCCGTCCGGAAGACCTTGAGACCGTTGGTGCCGGCGAAGGCCTTGAAGTTGAGGTTGACGTTGTCGAAGAGCTCGGCGCCGACGCCTACGTCTACGGCCACACCACGCTTGACGGCAAGAGCCACGACATCGTGGCCCGTGTCGACGGCCGCCGTCCCCCGATGAAGGGCGAGTCCATCTTCGTTCGTCCTCAGTCGGGCCACGTGCACCTGTTCGACACCAAGACTGGCCTGCGCCTGGGCGACTAA
- a CDS encoding glycoside hydrolase family 32 protein codes for MTVQDPRPEFHFTATEGWINDPLGLTWKDGNYHLFYQYVPGRSTWASNCHWGRATSPDLVSWSEQGIALAPGDGDDGIWSGSIATDATGQSTLFYTSVQEPEIGIGSIRTATPNDDTWNRWTKGPEIVRAPELGVVAYRDPFVFRDGDKWRMFVGAGLNGGIGAAISYSSSDLAGWELDGIAAQRPGSERDQAWTGTMWECPQLFEIDGSHVLVTSIWEDDVLHYVAYGIGSYKDGTFTARTWKQLSYGAGYYAPSFFRDKDGKPSMIFWIRGVISPDRKWASALSIPHTLTLENDTLIATPHEDLGAYAVEAHLATDSSGSFNAVLGAGADFRWIQGDDAAVQLKAGETILATLKQANNELIINIPDNNDFTDVRLPAPAGTRVRAIIDNGTLEISSRAGIAAVPLPLLEGPLSLSATGLLQPPQLQALRRTPPTTPSSGYPPATAPNHIPAP; via the coding sequence ATGACCGTGCAAGATCCCAGACCCGAATTCCACTTCACCGCCACCGAAGGCTGGATCAATGATCCGCTGGGGCTGACATGGAAAGACGGCAATTACCACCTCTTCTACCAGTACGTTCCAGGCCGCAGCACCTGGGCATCCAACTGCCACTGGGGACGCGCTACCTCCCCCGACCTGGTCAGCTGGTCAGAACAAGGGATCGCGCTTGCCCCCGGAGACGGGGACGACGGAATCTGGTCAGGATCCATCGCCACAGATGCCACCGGCCAATCAACGTTGTTCTACACCTCCGTCCAGGAGCCAGAAATCGGCATCGGCAGCATCCGCACAGCAACCCCCAACGATGACACCTGGAACCGCTGGACCAAGGGTCCCGAAATCGTCCGTGCCCCGGAATTGGGCGTCGTGGCCTACCGTGACCCGTTCGTCTTCCGGGACGGCGACAAATGGCGGATGTTTGTCGGTGCCGGACTCAACGGCGGTATCGGAGCGGCGATCTCCTACAGCTCATCGGACCTGGCCGGGTGGGAACTGGACGGCATAGCCGCCCAACGCCCCGGATCAGAAAGGGACCAGGCCTGGACCGGGACCATGTGGGAATGCCCCCAGCTGTTCGAAATTGACGGATCCCACGTTCTGGTCACATCAATCTGGGAAGACGACGTCCTTCACTATGTTGCCTACGGCATCGGAAGCTACAAAGACGGCACCTTCACGGCGCGCACCTGGAAACAGCTCAGCTACGGCGCCGGATACTACGCCCCCTCATTCTTCCGGGACAAAGACGGAAAACCCTCCATGATCTTCTGGATCCGCGGCGTCATCAGCCCGGACAGGAAATGGGCCAGCGCGCTAAGCATCCCCCACACCCTCACCCTGGAAAATGACACTCTCATCGCGACCCCGCATGAGGACCTCGGAGCCTACGCAGTCGAGGCGCACCTTGCCACTGATAGTTCAGGTTCCTTCAACGCGGTCCTGGGCGCAGGAGCAGATTTCAGGTGGATTCAAGGAGACGACGCCGCAGTCCAACTGAAGGCCGGCGAAACAATACTCGCAACATTGAAACAAGCCAACAACGAACTCATCATCAACATCCCGGACAACAATGACTTCACCGATGTGCGCCTTCCCGCCCCAGCCGGGACGCGCGTCAGGGCAATCATTGACAACGGCACACTTGAAATCTCCTCCCGGGCAGGGATAGCCGCAGTGCCGCTACCGCTGCTCGAAGGTCCCCTGTCGCTGTCAGCAACCGGGCTCCTGCAACCTCCCCAGCTCCAGGCTCTCAGGCGGACGCCCCCGACCACGCCCTCTTCCGGTTACCCTCCAGCAACCGCGCCCAACCACATCCCCGCACCCTGA
- a CDS encoding LacI family DNA-binding transcriptional regulator has translation MSNKSVGIRDVAAAAGVSVTTVSHVLNNTVYARVGAETRERVREAAQRLGYGPNRMAQALRTQRSGMLGFISEEIATTPHAGRIILGAEETARRRGYNLMIINTSSTATYESRTADIAALLERQVDGVLYATMYHRQIAVPDNLNVIPAILVDSEDTNHSISSVIPDETGGATAAVRTLIEAGHQRIGMINNTDDVPATHSRLRAFKDTLSDAGLTFHADLVEAEPSEVPGGYQAALRLLARKDRPTAVFCYNDRMAMGAYRAATELGLKIPRDLSVVGFDNQELIAENLYPALTTVSLPHYEMGAWATENLIDAIEGKTDLGLFAVHPTLLACPLVIRNSVAPPAS, from the coding sequence ATGAGCAACAAGTCAGTGGGAATCAGGGACGTGGCAGCCGCAGCCGGCGTCTCCGTCACGACTGTCTCCCACGTCCTAAACAACACTGTCTACGCCCGAGTAGGCGCGGAGACGAGAGAACGTGTCCGCGAGGCCGCGCAACGGCTGGGCTACGGCCCAAACCGCATGGCACAGGCCCTCCGCACGCAACGCTCAGGCATGCTCGGATTTATCAGCGAAGAAATCGCCACGACCCCCCACGCCGGCCGGATCATTCTGGGTGCAGAGGAAACAGCGCGCCGCCGCGGCTACAACCTGATGATCATCAATACTTCGAGCACCGCCACCTATGAGTCCCGAACGGCTGACATCGCGGCCCTGCTGGAGCGCCAGGTGGACGGCGTCCTGTACGCCACGATGTACCACCGCCAAATTGCCGTCCCGGACAACCTGAACGTCATCCCCGCAATCCTCGTGGACTCAGAAGACACCAACCACTCAATCTCCTCAGTGATCCCCGACGAAACCGGAGGAGCAACCGCAGCAGTCAGGACCCTGATCGAAGCCGGACACCAGCGAATCGGCATGATCAACAACACCGACGACGTACCGGCCACCCACTCCCGGCTGCGGGCCTTCAAGGACACGCTCTCGGACGCAGGACTGACGTTCCATGCCGATCTCGTCGAGGCTGAACCTTCAGAAGTGCCCGGCGGCTATCAGGCCGCGCTGCGGCTCCTGGCACGGAAGGACCGGCCCACGGCCGTCTTCTGCTACAACGACCGCATGGCCATGGGCGCCTACCGGGCCGCCACGGAACTCGGCCTGAAAATTCCCCGGGACCTTTCAGTGGTCGGCTTCGACAACCAGGAACTCATCGCCGAAAACCTCTACCCCGCCCTGACCACGGTCTCACTCCCCCACTACGAAATGGGCGCGTGGGCAACGGAAAACCTCATTGATGCCATCGAAGGCAAGACGGACCTGGGCCTGTTCGCGGTCCACCCAACCCTCCTGGCATGCCCGCTCGTGATCAGGAATTCAGTGGCACCCCCAGCCTCCTAA
- a CDS encoding carbohydrate kinase family protein, whose amino-acid sequence MTSETHTGQATVLVIGEALIDAVNTNGQTKEHPGGSPANVALGLSRLGVPTSLLTKIGNDTRGSAITNHLKRAGVLVDPASTGPAPTSLATATIDADGSAHYEFDLHWSFSTPSSPTRHHLIHTGSVASFDPRGSKELFAYIESKSDESLITYDPNIRPALLGDRVDTVDRFETWCKITDAVKLSAEDTEWLYPGHGPDAVADRILGLGTALVAITAGHAGSSLYTGSHSVTIPPVPTTVIDTIGAGDSYMSALILGLLSTPMHSLDRKAMERIGQAAARAAAITVSRAGANPPNLTEILQSDRRSDTRPVTA is encoded by the coding sequence ATGACCTCAGAGACGCACACCGGACAGGCGACCGTTCTTGTCATCGGCGAAGCCCTTATCGATGCAGTCAACACCAACGGCCAAACGAAGGAACACCCGGGCGGCTCCCCGGCGAATGTCGCTCTGGGACTCAGCCGGCTTGGTGTCCCAACCTCACTGCTCACCAAAATCGGCAACGACACCCGCGGCAGTGCCATCACCAACCATCTCAAGAGGGCCGGCGTTCTCGTCGATCCCGCCTCGACCGGCCCCGCCCCCACCTCGCTGGCCACAGCCACGATCGACGCCGACGGATCAGCCCACTACGAGTTCGATCTGCACTGGTCCTTCAGCACACCGTCATCGCCAACACGACACCACCTGATACACACAGGCTCCGTGGCCAGCTTCGATCCCCGAGGCTCGAAGGAACTCTTCGCCTACATCGAATCAAAATCAGACGAAAGCCTGATCACCTACGATCCGAACATCAGGCCCGCTCTCCTGGGGGACCGAGTCGACACCGTCGACAGGTTTGAAACTTGGTGCAAGATTACGGACGCGGTCAAACTCAGTGCCGAAGACACCGAGTGGTTGTACCCAGGCCACGGACCCGACGCCGTCGCTGACCGGATTCTCGGACTCGGCACCGCGTTGGTCGCGATCACAGCCGGCCACGCCGGCTCCAGTCTCTACACCGGCTCCCATTCCGTAACCATTCCACCGGTCCCGACGACCGTAATCGACACCATCGGGGCCGGCGATTCCTACATGTCAGCCCTTATTCTGGGCCTCCTGAGCACACCCATGCACTCGCTCGACCGCAAAGCCATGGAAAGGATCGGCCAGGCAGCAGCCCGCGCGGCCGCAATCACCGTCAGCCGCGCGGGTGCCAACCCTCCGAACCTGACCGAGATTCTCCAAAGCGACCGGCGATCTGACACCAGACCCGTAACCGCATAG
- a CDS encoding DUF6221 family protein: MDRDGTLDGSKLIDFLEARIVEQEAIILSRTFATRRSSRLGANDHMVPRSLTAALLAECAQARAIVEDWKQAAEVEGITDPSDARGSIAVARRSMLRILTASHRDNAD, encoded by the coding sequence ATGGACAGGGATGGAACGCTAGACGGCTCCAAACTCATCGACTTCCTTGAGGCCCGTATCGTCGAGCAGGAAGCGATCATCCTCAGCAGGACCTTCGCAACGAGAAGGAGTTCCCGGCTGGGAGCGAACGACCACATGGTTCCGCGGTCGCTTACCGCAGCGTTACTGGCTGAATGCGCACAGGCACGGGCGATCGTCGAAGATTGGAAACAAGCTGCCGAAGTGGAAGGGATCACAGATCCTTCGGATGCTAGAGGAAGCATCGCCGTCGCCCGCCGCTCCATGCTGCGCATCCTCACAGCCAGCCACAGAGACAACGCCGATTAG
- a CDS encoding alpha,alpha-trehalose-phosphate synthase (UDP-forming), whose amino-acid sequence MQVPASEKIDVAPEGKQAPRKAKYDFMVVSNRLPVDRFPGDSGDNAAEGWRRSPGGLVTALAPMMTKTDGAWVGWHGAPDEPLEPFSHSGMDLVPVDLSTDDIELYYEGFSNATLWPLYHDVIAPPEFHRTWWDSYRRVNRRFADAVTQHAAYGATVWVQDYQLQLVPSMLRQARPDLRIGFFNHIPFPPPEIFAQLPWRQAIIEGLLGADLVGFQRPSDAANFMRSARRFIGASVKQQQIHVKSPDGQITHIARAQAFPISIAVDQISELAERPDIIERARQIRQDLGNPKTILLGVDRLDYTKGIPHRLKAFEELLKEGRLTVEDATLIQVASPSRERVRQYRLLREEIEGTVGHINGSYDTMQNTAVRYLHHSYPIEEMVALYLAADVMLVTALRDGMNLVAKEYVTARTNNTGALVLSEFTGAADQLKQALLMNPHDIDGLKNTIMRAVHLPPNESRRRMKSMRKQILDHDVDHWSAEFLSALAETVVRDDT is encoded by the coding sequence ATGCAAGTACCGGCAAGCGAAAAAATCGACGTCGCACCCGAGGGCAAGCAGGCCCCAAGGAAAGCAAAGTACGATTTCATGGTGGTCTCCAACCGCCTTCCGGTGGACCGTTTCCCCGGCGACAGCGGGGATAACGCGGCCGAGGGATGGCGCCGCTCTCCTGGTGGCCTGGTTACGGCCCTCGCCCCGATGATGACAAAGACCGACGGCGCGTGGGTGGGCTGGCACGGCGCCCCGGACGAGCCCCTTGAGCCTTTCAGCCACAGCGGCATGGACTTGGTTCCCGTTGACCTCAGCACCGACGATATTGAGCTCTATTACGAAGGTTTCTCCAACGCCACCCTCTGGCCGCTTTACCACGACGTCATTGCGCCGCCGGAATTCCACCGCACTTGGTGGGACAGCTACCGCCGGGTCAACCGCCGGTTCGCCGACGCCGTCACCCAGCACGCAGCCTACGGAGCCACCGTATGGGTACAGGACTACCAACTCCAGCTCGTGCCGAGCATGCTCCGCCAGGCGCGCCCGGACCTACGGATCGGTTTCTTCAACCACATCCCGTTCCCACCACCGGAAATCTTCGCCCAGCTGCCGTGGCGCCAGGCCATCATCGAAGGCCTGCTGGGCGCCGACCTGGTGGGCTTCCAGCGCCCCAGTGACGCGGCGAACTTCATGCGCTCGGCGCGCCGATTCATCGGCGCCAGCGTCAAGCAGCAGCAGATCCATGTCAAGAGTCCGGACGGCCAGATTACGCATATTGCCCGCGCACAGGCCTTCCCGATCTCCATCGCCGTGGACCAGATCAGCGAACTCGCAGAGCGCCCGGACATCATCGAGCGCGCCCGGCAGATCCGCCAGGACCTCGGCAACCCCAAAACCATCCTCCTGGGCGTGGACCGCCTGGACTACACAAAGGGCATCCCGCACCGCTTGAAGGCGTTCGAGGAACTCCTCAAGGAAGGCCGGCTTACAGTGGAGGACGCCACGTTGATCCAGGTGGCGAGCCCCAGCCGCGAGCGCGTGCGTCAGTACAGGCTCTTGCGCGAGGAAATCGAAGGCACCGTGGGCCACATCAACGGCAGCTACGACACCATGCAGAACACCGCCGTCCGGTACCTCCACCACAGCTACCCGATCGAGGAGATGGTGGCCCTGTACCTTGCCGCGGACGTCATGCTGGTCACGGCATTGCGCGACGGCATGAACCTCGTGGCCAAGGAGTATGTCACCGCCCGGACCAACAACACGGGAGCCTTGGTCCTCAGTGAATTCACGGGCGCCGCAGATCAACTCAAGCAAGCACTCCTGATGAATCCGCATGACATCGACGGGCTCAAGAACACCATCATGAGGGCCGTTCACCTGCCCCCGAATGAATCCCGCCGCCGGATGAAGTCCATGCGCAAACAAATCCTCGACCACGACGTCGATCATTGGTCCGCCGAATTCCTCTCGGCCCTAGCAGAAACCGTGGTACGCGATGACACGTGA
- a CDS encoding DsbA family protein yields MSPANEPRLSKAERTAQAREKAREIREAQLKKDKRNKLLIGWGIVVAVVAILAVVALVVTQNIANNAPIADQGPTPANSNVHGGVTLLKGTDVTKAAAATVNLADLPSAPATKPATVTAPGAEAEAGKPVKVVAYIDFICPVCKNFEATYNQQLTQLRNDGKISLEYRPLGFLDASSTTNYSSRAANAAACVVNSSPDKYSAFVDLLFARQPAEGSAGLSDNDLKKMATEAGAANIDSCVDSKTYRPFVKVVTKEAAVIGVSGTPTVFVEGKQWDGKTDLLADLDTAAAAKK; encoded by the coding sequence ATGAGCCCCGCAAACGAACCACGCCTGTCCAAGGCAGAGCGCACCGCCCAGGCCCGCGAAAAGGCCCGCGAGATCCGCGAAGCTCAACTTAAGAAGGACAAGCGCAACAAGTTGCTCATCGGTTGGGGCATCGTGGTTGCCGTCGTGGCGATCCTCGCGGTGGTTGCCCTCGTGGTCACCCAGAACATTGCGAACAACGCTCCCATTGCGGACCAGGGCCCGACGCCGGCCAACTCCAATGTGCACGGCGGCGTCACCCTCCTGAAGGGCACCGACGTGACGAAGGCCGCCGCGGCCACGGTCAACCTGGCGGACCTGCCGTCCGCCCCGGCAACCAAGCCCGCCACGGTGACCGCTCCCGGTGCCGAAGCCGAGGCCGGCAAGCCGGTCAAGGTAGTGGCGTACATCGACTTCATCTGCCCGGTCTGCAAGAACTTCGAAGCCACGTACAACCAGCAGCTGACCCAGCTGCGCAACGATGGCAAGATCAGCCTCGAGTACCGTCCGCTCGGCTTCCTGGATGCCAGCTCCACCACCAACTACTCGTCCCGTGCAGCCAACGCCGCGGCCTGCGTCGTGAACTCTTCGCCGGACAAGTACTCGGCCTTCGTTGACCTGCTGTTCGCACGCCAGCCTGCTGAGGGTAGCGCAGGCCTTTCGGACAACGACCTCAAGAAGATGGCCACCGAAGCAGGCGCAGCCAACATTGACTCCTGCGTGGACAGCAAGACCTACCGGCCGTTCGTCAAGGTTGTTACCAAGGAGGCGGCGGTCATCGGAGTCAGCGGCACGCCTACGGTCTTCGTCGAAGGCAAGCAGTGGGACGGCAAGACGGACCTCCTCGCCGACCTGGACACCGCTGCGGCCGCGAAGAAGTAG